In Deltaproteobacteria bacterium, the DNA window GCGGGGTGCGGCGCCGGCGGCCAGCCGCGGGGTCAGCAGCGCCATGGCCGCTTTGGCAATCTCGCCGGCGTAGACCAGCTCGCCGACGAACCACTCACCGTCTTGGAAACGTTTGCCGACCACCGCCAGCGCCGCGGTGACGGCATTGACGGCCTCCGGCGCGGCGCCAGCGTCGCCGCCGAGGATGGTGCGAACATGGGCGACCGCCGCCTCCATGTCGAGACCGAGTATCGCGCTCTTCAGTTCTTCGATGATCGCACCTGCCATGGCGGCATTCTTATCCACCACGGCCCGAGCCCTGGCAAGCAGCGCCGGCGATCCAGCATTAAGACGGGCGGCGGGGGCGACCATGCCGCCCCCGCCGCGTTGTAATCCGCCGCTCGCCGGGGCTGTAGCGGGCGAGCTAGAGTGAGGCGCGCAGGGTCAGGCTCACCATCCGGCCCGGCTCGGGCACTTCGGTGCCGGTGTAAGGGTTAAGGCGAGTCATGTGCTCGTGATAGTTGTGGTCCGACAGATTTGACAGCGCCAGCCCAAGTTCGTAGCGCTCGCCCCAGCGCAGCCCGCCGAGCAGATCCAAAGTGGCGAAGCCGGGGGTTTCGTTCTCCCCAAAACCGGCGTCGATGCGGTCCTGGCGATCGACCAGCCGCAGCCTGGGGTTCACCCACGCCAGCCACGAGCCGGCGCGGGCACGCTCGTAGCGCAAGCCGATACTGCCTTCGAGCGGCGGGATCTCCGGCAGCGGCTGGTCGCTATCTTCGTTCTCGGCGCGGACGTATGCCAGCGAGCCCAAAGCACTGAGATCGCCCGTGAGCGCGTAGCTGGCGCCGAAGTCGAGGCCGGCGAGCGTGGCGAGCTCCAGGTTGCGGTAGCCGTAGATGGTGTCGGGCTTACCGTCCATATTGAGATCGGCGGTGGCCAGCTTCACCTGCTGGATGTAGTCGTCGATGCGGTTATAGAAGAACGAGCCGTTCACGCTTAGCCGTTGCCAGTTCGCATTGGCGCCGATGTCGGCCTCGAAGCTCTGCTCCGGGTCGAGCAGCGGGTTGCCGATGACGTAGCCGCCGCGTCCGGGGCCGAGGGCAAAGAAGCGTTCGGTGGTATCCGCCGTGCGCAGGCTGCGCCCGAGGGCGGCGAAGAGGTCGAGCGCTTCGATCGGCGAGTAGATCAAGCGGCCGTTGGCGCTGGTGTTGATCTCGAAGGCCGTAACGTCATCGGCCGCGCTACCGTTGTAGTGCGCGAAGTTGCTGCGCGCCATGGCGTCGGGGCTGGCGCCGGCGTCAACCAAGTCCAGCCGCGCCCCGACGATGGTGCGTACGCCGGGGAGCAACGGATACGCCAGTTCGGCGAACAGGCCGCCGTCGAGGATGTGGGTGTCGGCAAACACCTCCACCGCCTGTGACATGCCGCCCATGCCGGACGCATGCCGGGTGCCCTGCCGTTCGAGGTAGTAAGTGTCGCCGCCGAATGCCAGCTTGCCGTTGCCGGGCAACGACGCGTTCGCTTGTACCCGGCCTCCGGCAGTGCGCGAGTCGAGCGGAAACACCATCGGCATCATCTGCGCGTCGGGTTTGCCGCGATTGCTCATGCGGTGGTGGACGTAGTTGTAGTATCCGGCGAGTTGCAGCTCTTCGAGCGCCGGCAGCGGCTGCTGCTTTGAATACGCCAGCGAGCCGATGACGGCGTCATCTTCGTCCGCGTTCATCATGGTGGTCGCGTACTGCACGTTGCGGTCCGAGTCGAGGTTGAGGTCGAGGCGCAAGCGATCGCTGCGCGTCGGTTGCCACAACAGCTTGCCGGCGAAGGAGCGGTTCTCGAAGCCGGAGGGTACCAGCTCGCCGCTGCCGGACTGGTAGTTTTCAAAGTCGCGGTAGCCGGCTGCCAGCCGCGCCGCGGCGGTGGCACCGCCGGCCCAAGTGGCGCCGTGTACGCCCCAGCCGTCGACGTTGGTGACGTAGCCGGCCGACAACGCGCCATGGGCGGCGAACTCCGGCGACAGCTCAGGGGCCTTGGTGATGATGTTGACGGTGGCACCAATACCAGCCGGGCCGCGGGTTACCGTGTACGGACCTTTGACGACCTCGATGCTTTCGATTTCTTCCACGTCCACGAGCGAGGTGGGCGGGTCCATGCGAAACGGGTCGGCACCCCAGATCTTGGTGCCGTCGATTGAGACGTTGAGCCGGTCCGCCCGCATGCCGCGAATTACCGGGTCGACGTGGCTACCGGCGTAGCGCTGGCCGCTGACGCCGGGCACGGACGAGCTGAGCAGCTCGCCGATGTCTTTGGCCGCTCGTTCCTCGGCCTCGCGGCCGCCGATAGTGGAGTTGGCCGTTCCGTCCGTCACCGGCAGGCGCTTTTCCCAGACCTCAACTTGCTCGATCTGCTCGCGGCCTTCCGATGGCGGCGGGCTTTGTGACAAAGCGGTGCGCGGCATGGCCGCCACCGCGATGCCAACAGCGATCATGACGGCAGCGCTCCGCAGAGTGCTGCCGCGGTGGGTATTCATCACGCTCATCGTAATCTCCTCAAGTGTGCCGCAGCCGGTGCACCGCAGTGGTGCCGCCGCGCTGCGGCGAGCCGATCCCTGCCCGCGGCCCGCTCACGAGCACGCCGCAGACCACGAGGAAACCTGAATGGCCGAACCGGGCGATCGGCAAGCGGGCGAGCTGATACGGCCGGGCCCGGCGCGGAATAGGTGCGAAGTCTCCCGCTACGGGGCCGAAGCCGGGTTCCGGCTTGCGCGATGATCCGAGTCCGAGCCTACGCCGGACGGCGCGGCGGCGGATCGGGAGGCGGGAAGGCGATATCGGCGAACCGCTCGAGAACAACCGCCTGAGCGGGCATCGCCGCTTCAGTGAGGGGTGCGACAAGCAACGCCGGCGGTACAAAGCGCGGAGCGAAGCTAACCGCCAGTGGTTCGGAGTGGCCGCAGGTATAGGCAGCCGCCAGCGTCACACCAGAAGGGCCTCGCCTCGCGGCGGGCTGCGCCTGGCAATGGCAGCGCAGGCGATGGGTCGCCGAGCTACTGCGATCGTTGCAGCGGCAGCGGTGGGCACAACAGCCGGTGTGCTCGGTTACCAACTGGCGCGCCAATTCGTTCACGATCGCGCCGTGGCTGGCGGCGCTGAGCCCACACGCGAGCAGGAGCGCAACCGCTTGATGCGCCACGCTGCGAAGATACCGGGGCCGTTGCGAGAAGAGCATGTTCGAGACTTCTAGCCTTGACCGCGTCGCCTGTCCCGGCGCGGCGGCCTCATATAATGCGCCTTTCCTGGCTTGACGCAACGTGCCCACCGGCGAGCTTGGCCCAACCTGGGACAACCTGGGACAAATGCTGTCCTTGCGCTCGTTATGCTCATCTGGGTATAACGAGCGTCCTGGAGGTGGGGATGGAAGACGCGCGTCCGTGGCCGCGCCAGCCGAGGTTCCGAATCACCCGGGTTGCCCTCGGCGCCGCGCTAGGGTTGACGGTCTTGTTGCCCGTACCGCTGCACGCCGATGACCGTTTGCTCGACCTGCTGCGGCAGAAGAGCGTGCTGAGCCCGGAGGAATACGAGCGCCTCGAGGGCGCGCGGCTGTCGCCGGGGCCGCGCGCCGGGCTCATTGAGGTGTTGCGTAGCAAGGGCGTTCTCAGCAAGCAGGAAGCGCAAGGGCTGGCCCCGCCGCCTTCGACAGCTGAGACAGTGGTGGCCCCGCCGGCTGACGCGCCGCAACTGGGGTACGACGAGGGCTTCTTCGTCCGCTCGGCCGACCGCAACTTAGCGCTGAAGTTCAACGGGCGGGTTGCGAGCAACCTGCTGTTCTTCGAGCCCGACACGACACAGACCGACAGTGCGACGGTGGATCGCGGCCGTCTCGGTGCCGAGGCCACGTTCCATAAATACTTCCGCATGCGCCTGGAAAACGACTTCGCCTTCAGTGCGGGCTTGCGTGACGCCTTCGTCGCCGTCACGCCGAGGCCGGAGTTCAATGTGCAGATCGGCCAATTCAAGGTGCCGTTTAGCTACGAGGGGCTGCTGTCGAAGAAGTATCAGGACTTTGTCGAGCGCGCCGCCGTTGTTACCAGCACGGTCAACCCGTCGCGCGACGTCGGCATCATGGCCCACGGCCGGTTGTTCAACGCCGCGCTCCAGTACCAGCTTGCCGTCATGAACGGGGCTGGGCAGAACCGCAGCGACAACAACAGCGACAAGGATGTGATTGGCCGGCTGGTCGTGGCGCCGTTTGCGGCCGGGCACCTGCGCGGGTTCAACATCGGCGGCGCGGTGAGCTACGGCCATCAGCCCGGCGAGACGTTGAGCGGGACCAAGCAGACAACTAGTAGCATCGCAGGCGTGACCGAGACCGGCTTCAACTTCTTCCCGGCCGTCGCTCGGCAGGGTAAGCGCTGGCGCACGGGCGCCCATGCCGCCTGGTTCGACGGCCCTTTCTCGCTGTCGGGCGAATATATCCAGACCGAGGAAGCGCGCGGGGCGTTGCCAGACTTGGAAACAAACGGTGCGTACGCCGGCGGCACCTGGCTGCTCACCGGTGAGACCAAGCCGTTCAACGCGCGCCTGCGGCCCGCCAGCGCACTGTGGGATCCGATGCACCCGGGCTGCGGTGCGTGGGAAGCCGCGCTCCGTTACGAGTTCCTCAAACTGCGCCACGGCGCCGATACCAACACCGCTAGCCCAGTCGACAACCGCTACGATGCCGTTGTGGTTGGGCTCAACTGGTACCCAAACGAGTTCTTGCGTTTATCGCTGAACTACCTGTACGGCGCTTTCGATCATCAAGGCAAAGACCAGTCCCCCAATCCGGACAAACGCGCCAGCAACGCCGTGCTCGGCCGGGCGCAACTGGAGTTCTAAGATGCGGCGCGGCGGTCTCCTCGTCGTACCCGGTTGCGCTTGCGGGGGTATTGTAGCTCTGTGCTTGCGACTATCCCGCTTGGTGGCGGCGTTGGCACTGGCCGTGGTCGTGCTCTCGGTGAGGCCCGTTGCAGCCCAGGGGCATCTACGACTCTCCACCACGACGAGCACCGAGAACTCCGGGCTACTGGCGGCCATCCTCCCGGCGTTTGAACAGCGCTTTCACCTCAAGGTGGATGTCATCGCGGTCGGTAGCGGCAAGGCGCTAAAGCTGGCGGAGAACGGCGATGTCGATGTCGTGCTCTCGCACGCGCCCGAACTCGAGGAAACATTCGTCAAAGGCGGCTTCGGCGTCAACCGGCGCGACGTGATGTACAACGACTTCGTCATCATCGGTCCGCCGAATGATCCGGCGACACTTCGGGGCAGCGCGAGCGCGGCGGACGCTTTCAAAAAGCTGACCGCCGCTCACGCCATCTTCATTTCGCGCGGTGACGAATCCGGAACGCATCAAAAGGAGAAGGAGTTGTGGCAAGCCGCCGGCCTGGCGCCGGATGGGGACTGGTACGTGTCGGCAGGGCAAGGGATGGGCCCCGTGCTGCTGATGGCCGACGAGCGGCGCGCCTACACGCTGGCAGATCGTGGTACCTATCTCACTTACAAACAGAAGGGCGAACTCGCGATCGTGTTTCAGGGCGATTCGGCGCTGTTCAATCCCTACACGGTGATAGCCGTGAACCCGGCGCGTC includes these proteins:
- a CDS encoding substrate-binding domain-containing protein — encoded protein: MRRGGLLVVPGCACGGIVALCLRLSRLVAALALAVVVLSVRPVAAQGHLRLSTTTSTENSGLLAAILPAFEQRFHLKVDVIAVGSGKALKLAENGDVDVVLSHAPELEETFVKGGFGVNRRDVMYNDFVIIGPPNDPATLRGSASAADAFKKLTAAHAIFISRGDESGTHQKEKELWQAAGLAPDGDWYVSAGQGMGPVLLMADERRAYTLADRGTYLTYKQKGELAIVFQGDSALFNPYTVIAVNPARHPDAKYVEAMQLIGWLTSPAGQKLIGEFTQGGEKLFHPTAVAMPEGH
- a CDS encoding TonB-dependent receptor; the encoded protein is MSVMNTHRGSTLRSAAVMIAVGIAVAAMPRTALSQSPPPSEGREQIEQVEVWEKRLPVTDGTANSTIGGREAEERAAKDIGELLSSSVPGVSGQRYAGSHVDPVIRGMRADRLNVSIDGTKIWGADPFRMDPPTSLVDVEEIESIEVVKGPYTVTRGPAGIGATVNIITKAPELSPEFAAHGALSAGYVTNVDGWGVHGATWAGGATAAARLAAGYRDFENYQSGSGELVPSGFENRSFAGKLLWQPTRSDRLRLDLNLDSDRNVQYATTMMNADEDDAVIGSLAYSKQQPLPALEELQLAGYYNYVHHRMSNRGKPDAQMMPMVFPLDSRTAGGRVQANASLPGNGKLAFGGDTYYLERQGTRHASGMGGMSQAVEVFADTHILDGGLFAELAYPLLPGVRTIVGARLDLVDAGASPDAMARSNFAHYNGSAADDVTAFEINTSANGRLIYSPIEALDLFAALGRSLRTADTTERFFALGPGRGGYVIGNPLLDPEQSFEADIGANANWQRLSVNGSFFYNRIDDYIQQVKLATADLNMDGKPDTIYGYRNLELATLAGLDFGASYALTGDLSALGSLAYVRAENEDSDQPLPEIPPLEGSIGLRYERARAGSWLAWVNPRLRLVDRQDRIDAGFGENETPGFATLDLLGGLRWGERYELGLALSNLSDHNYHEHMTRLNPYTGTEVPEPGRMVSLTLRASL